Proteins from one Lachnospiraceae bacterium KGMB03038 genomic window:
- a CDS encoding galactose ABC transporter substrate-binding protein, whose translation MKRKRFLAAVVLCCFSVLAMSACGKRQTDEIDKIYVGVACYNQSDTFISELVDCFEEQMNQYERADLRTVVTIRDAAGQQRKQDDQVKEMLDAGCNVLCVNLVDRADPSEIIDLARENDVPIIFFNREPVAEDLQQWDRLYYVGADAKESGIMQGELAADLIQEDASIDRNKDGQIQYVVLEGEPGHQDAIIRTENAVDTLKGRGVSLEKLSYGIANWNRAQAQNRMLQMIGQHQNQIELVLANNDDMALGAIEAYEKLNRTEASMPAFFGIDGTDVGLKAVVDLKLDGTVYNDKEGQAEAMAELAVAAVTGSGMEEIQFENERYIYLPYEKVTRENVREFLSE comes from the coding sequence ATGAAGAGAAAAAGATTTTTGGCAGCAGTGGTTTTATGCTGTTTTAGCGTCTTGGCAATGTCTGCCTGCGGGAAGCGGCAGACGGACGAGATCGATAAAATCTATGTGGGAGTGGCCTGCTATAATCAAAGCGACACCTTTATCAGTGAGCTGGTAGATTGTTTCGAGGAACAGATGAACCAATATGAGAGGGCGGATCTGCGGACGGTGGTGACCATCCGGGATGCGGCCGGGCAGCAGCGGAAACAGGACGACCAGGTAAAAGAGATGCTGGATGCCGGATGCAATGTGCTTTGCGTCAATCTGGTGGACCGGGCGGACCCATCGGAGATCATTGATCTTGCCAGGGAAAATGACGTGCCGATCATATTTTTCAACAGGGAACCTGTGGCGGAGGACCTGCAGCAGTGGGACCGCCTCTATTATGTAGGAGCGGATGCGAAAGAGTCGGGGATCATGCAGGGTGAGCTGGCGGCGGATCTGATACAGGAGGATGCCAGCATTGACCGGAATAAGGACGGGCAGATCCAGTATGTGGTGCTGGAAGGAGAGCCGGGCCACCAGGATGCCATCATACGGACGGAAAATGCGGTAGATACCCTGAAGGGCAGAGGGGTGAGCCTGGAAAAACTAAGTTACGGGATCGCCAATTGGAACCGGGCGCAGGCCCAAAACCGGATGCTCCAGATGATCGGCCAGCATCAGAACCAGATCGAACTTGTCTTAGCCAATAATGACGACATGGCCCTTGGCGCCATCGAGGCCTACGAGAAGCTCAACCGCACAGAGGCCAGTATGCCGGCCTTTTTCGGAATTGACGGAACGGATGTGGGACTAAAGGCTGTGGTGGACTTAAAGCTGGACGGAACGGTATATAACGATAAAGAAGGCCAGGCAGAGGCTATGGCGGAACTGGCGGTAGCGGCAGTGACGGGCAGCGGGATGGAGGAGATCCAATTTGAGAACGAGAGATACATCTATCTGCCTTATGAGAAAGTAACCAGAGAAAATGTCCGAGAATTTCTGTCGGAATAA
- a CDS encoding sugar ABC transporter substrate-binding protein: MKHSKKMFVLLEASLALAVIILAVFMFLGNSVNDRERVSVIVQNSDDSQWAAFKYGLKMAAADQGIEMFVVDTEGIMTAEDEQNVIQQEIDNGADGLIIQPVSGEDTAEMLEKVSRRLPVLLVESGTLNGEESSGLPVVQPDNYSMGKALAEELLEEYNGNLEGKTIGIAVEAEATEAAESRREGFLDGLEGSGANIRWSVAGAVGQGKKSLEAQPTVDLIAALDDRSLTAAGEAAAGNDLHGALVYGIGNSPEAIYYLDTGVAECLVVPDEFGVGYQSLTQLSENLRHFFQKTESSTVTHTVIRKENLFTEENQEIIYTMSQ, translated from the coding sequence CTTGGAAGCATCCCTGGCGCTGGCAGTGATCATATTGGCAGTCTTTATGTTTCTTGGGAACAGCGTCAATGACAGAGAACGGGTGTCTGTGATTGTGCAGAATTCTGACGACAGCCAGTGGGCGGCCTTCAAATATGGCCTTAAGATGGCGGCGGCAGATCAGGGCATTGAAATGTTCGTGGTAGACACCGAGGGGATTATGACTGCGGAAGATGAGCAAAATGTGATCCAGCAGGAGATTGATAACGGGGCGGATGGGCTTATTATACAGCCTGTTTCCGGAGAGGACACGGCGGAAATGCTGGAGAAGGTATCCAGGCGCCTTCCGGTGCTGCTGGTAGAATCCGGGACCCTGAATGGCGAAGAATCCTCTGGCCTTCCGGTGGTGCAGCCGGATAACTACAGCATGGGGAAAGCACTGGCAGAGGAACTGCTGGAGGAATACAATGGGAATCTGGAAGGAAAGACCATAGGCATCGCGGTGGAGGCAGAGGCGACAGAGGCGGCAGAAAGCCGGAGGGAAGGATTCCTGGACGGCCTGGAAGGATCGGGCGCCAATATCCGCTGGTCGGTGGCAGGCGCCGTGGGCCAGGGGAAGAAGAGTTTGGAAGCCCAGCCAACGGTGGATCTGATCGCGGCCCTCGATGACCGCAGCCTGACGGCAGCAGGAGAGGCGGCGGCAGGAAACGACCTTCACGGAGCGCTGGTATATGGCATTGGGAATTCGCCAGAAGCCATCTATTATCTGGATACCGGCGTGGCAGAGTGTCTGGTAGTGCCGGACGAGTTTGGCGTGGGATATCAAAGCTTGACACAGCTTTCGGAGAACCTGAGGCATTTCTTCCAAAAGACAGAAAGCAGTACCGTCACCCACACGGTGATCAGAAAAGAGAACCTGTTTACGGAGGAAAATCAGGAGATCATTTATACAATGAGCCAGTAG